One genomic region from Microcella humidisoli encodes:
- a CDS encoding amidase codes for MFELHHLSALEQGEWLRRGRISPRELVEHYLARIERHNPAVGALTVVEAERALARAEALEGLVARSAPLWGIPIADKELVQRAGQRTTFGSRLRADHVPATDDELVQHLDAAGAISLGATAAPEFGLPSYTESRVAPPARTPYDLRRGAGGSSGGAAAAVAAGLLPVAPGSDGGGSIRIPAAACGLVGLKPSRGRIPAGSGLDRLAGLVVPGPIARTVADAALMLDALVAAAPWEFATRAPIDPPLASGREHPHHGPLLGAAVRGEGRYQLGVMTTSPWDEYADIALDAGARWALDEAVAAFATLGHGIDDLALDPEPDYARHFRTVWMASAAGIPARTADELALLEPLTAWLVGQGRALSAETLAESLAWLSGFERRVIRRLASVDAVLTPALAMTPRPLGWYDAEDAERNFTQQVQYTPYTSFVNVAGLPALTLPVGLTPPTSEEPGLPMGVQLIGRPGGEATLLALGAQFERARRGASIHPPQW; via the coding sequence GTGTTCGAACTCCACCACCTCAGCGCGCTCGAGCAGGGGGAGTGGCTGCGTCGCGGCCGCATCAGCCCGCGCGAGCTCGTCGAGCACTACCTGGCGCGCATCGAGCGTCACAACCCGGCGGTGGGCGCCCTGACGGTCGTCGAGGCCGAGCGCGCGCTCGCCCGCGCCGAGGCGCTCGAGGGGCTCGTCGCGCGGTCGGCGCCGCTGTGGGGCATCCCGATCGCCGACAAAGAGCTCGTGCAGCGCGCCGGTCAGCGCACGACCTTCGGCTCGCGCCTGCGCGCCGATCATGTACCCGCCACTGACGACGAGCTCGTGCAGCACCTCGATGCCGCCGGCGCGATCAGCCTCGGGGCGACGGCCGCGCCCGAGTTCGGACTGCCCTCGTACACCGAGAGCCGGGTCGCGCCGCCCGCGCGCACGCCCTACGACCTGCGCCGCGGTGCGGGGGGATCAAGCGGGGGAGCGGCGGCGGCCGTCGCCGCGGGCCTGCTGCCCGTCGCGCCCGGCAGCGACGGCGGCGGCAGCATCCGCATCCCCGCCGCGGCCTGCGGTCTCGTGGGGCTCAAGCCTTCGCGCGGCCGCATTCCCGCGGGCAGCGGGCTCGACCGCCTCGCGGGCCTCGTCGTGCCCGGCCCGATCGCCCGCACGGTCGCCGACGCGGCGCTCATGCTCGATGCGCTCGTCGCCGCGGCGCCCTGGGAGTTCGCCACGCGCGCTCCGATCGATCCACCCCTCGCCTCCGGTCGCGAGCACCCGCACCACGGCCCCCTGCTCGGCGCCGCCGTGCGCGGCGAAGGCCGCTACCAGCTCGGGGTCATGACGACCTCGCCGTGGGACGAGTACGCCGACATCGCCCTGGATGCGGGGGCTCGGTGGGCGCTTGACGAGGCCGTCGCGGCCTTCGCGACGCTGGGGCACGGCATCGACGATCTCGCGCTCGACCCCGAGCCCGACTACGCGCGCCACTTCCGCACCGTCTGGATGGCGAGCGCCGCGGGCATTCCCGCCCGCACGGCCGACGAGCTCGCATTGCTCGAACCGCTCACCGCCTGGCTCGTCGGTCAGGGTCGAGCGCTGTCGGCCGAGACGCTCGCCGAATCGCTCGCGTGGTTGAGCGGCTTCGAGCGCCGGGTCATTCGCCGGCTGGCGAGCGTCGACGCCGTGCTCACGCCCGCGCTCGCAATGACCCCGCGCCCACTCGGCTGGTACGACGCCGAGGATGCTGAGCGCAACTTCACGCAGCAGGTGCAGTACACGCCGTACACGAGCTTCGTCAACGTGGCCGGGCTGCCCGCGCTGACCCTGCCGGTGGGGCTCACGCCGCCGACCTCGGAGGAGCCGGGGCTGCCCATGGGCGTGCAGCTCATCGGCCGGCCCGGCGGCGAGGCCACCCTGCTCGCGCTGGGCGCCCAGTTCGAGCGCGCGCGGCGCGGAGCAAGCATCCACCCGCCGCAGTGGTGA
- a CDS encoding crotonase/enoyl-CoA hydratase family protein has product MSETTSDTATPPRVTVERDGHQLLIGLNRPEKRNAADVAMLEQLALAYGELDRDPELRVGVVFAHGDHFTGGLDLADVVPRIGPQGLAMVPEGGIHPWGMDGTRVRKPVVLAVQGTCLTLGIELALASDIVVAADDTVFAQLEVARAILPFGGATTRFARAAGWGDAMRWMLTGDRFDAAEAHRMGLVQEVVPAGEQLARARELAGRIAAQAPLAVQATLANARLAVREGEAAAEARLPHELVRLAQTEDARIGMQAFLTRTDPEFVGR; this is encoded by the coding sequence ATGAGCGAGACCACCTCTGACACCGCGACCCCGCCCCGCGTCACCGTCGAGCGCGATGGCCATCAGCTGCTGATCGGCCTCAACCGGCCCGAGAAGCGCAACGCCGCCGATGTGGCGATGCTCGAGCAGCTCGCTCTGGCCTACGGCGAGCTCGACCGCGACCCCGAACTGCGCGTGGGCGTGGTCTTCGCGCACGGCGACCACTTCACGGGCGGGCTCGATCTCGCCGACGTCGTGCCGCGCATCGGGCCGCAGGGCCTCGCGATGGTGCCGGAGGGGGGCATCCACCCCTGGGGCATGGACGGCACGCGCGTGCGCAAGCCCGTCGTGCTCGCCGTGCAGGGCACGTGCCTGACGCTCGGCATCGAGCTCGCGCTCGCGAGCGACATCGTCGTCGCCGCCGACGACACCGTGTTCGCGCAGCTCGAGGTCGCCCGCGCGATCCTGCCCTTCGGCGGAGCGACGACGCGCTTCGCCCGGGCCGCTGGCTGGGGTGACGCGATGCGGTGGATGCTCACGGGCGACCGCTTCGATGCCGCCGAGGCGCACCGCATGGGCCTCGTGCAGGAGGTTGTGCCCGCGGGCGAGCAGCTGGCCCGCGCCCGCGAGCTGGCGGGTCGGATCGCGGCGCAGGCCCCCCTCGCCGTGCAGGCGACGCTCGCGAACGCGCGCCTCGCGGTGCGCGAGGGTGAAGCCGCTGCCGAGGCGCGACTGCCGCACGAGCTCGTGCGCCTCGCCCAGACGGAGGATGCCCGCATCGGCATGCAGGCTTTTCTCACTCGCACCGACCCGGAGTTCGTGGGACGGTAG
- a CDS encoding MFS transporter: protein MTEPASVSTTPSPLRGKAGAITMGLVGYLFFVEFVSGVLQGYYVPLISDLVEYLGIRDADFNWFEAAQLLLSALVVPVLAKLGDMIGHKKVLLISTVLTAGASWWLVFADSFWVFLAAWALQGFYVVWLPLEVALIFDRGRRSDTGASQTRRAAGYLVVALEAGAIVGALGGARVFAAFNENVTLTLMIPAIAVTAAFFVILFGVPESTPQPGRRLDTIGFILLTIALLTVTSGLTFLRINGPATWWVYALMVVGLLLLYPFGRWVLKHPDPAIDLRVLRQPSMWPVQLTAGLVGISILGAQAPLSTFAGTDPANGFGLGLDATERSYIIGAYLVAMIIGALLFPVVSRRFTPRLALIAASVTVGLGYLAFLVNNTTAVGVTLNMVVAGIGSGALVAALPAAAAAAAPLGQTGIATGLTNTTKTIGGAFASAVFAVVLVLAAGQAVTETASSLLGYLIVFAICGGAALVAAASLLFVPRLAFGDVAADEALIDAPR, encoded by the coding sequence ATGACCGAGCCCGCGAGCGTCTCGACCACCCCCTCCCCTCTGCGCGGGAAGGCCGGGGCCATCACGATGGGGCTCGTCGGCTACCTGTTCTTCGTCGAGTTCGTGAGCGGCGTGCTGCAGGGCTACTACGTGCCCCTCATCAGCGACCTCGTCGAGTACCTCGGCATCCGCGACGCCGACTTCAACTGGTTCGAGGCCGCGCAGCTGCTGCTGAGCGCGCTCGTCGTTCCCGTGCTCGCGAAGCTCGGCGACATGATCGGCCACAAGAAGGTGCTGCTCATCTCGACCGTGCTCACCGCCGGGGCCAGCTGGTGGCTCGTGTTCGCCGACTCGTTCTGGGTCTTCCTCGCGGCGTGGGCGCTGCAGGGGTTCTACGTCGTCTGGCTGCCGCTCGAGGTCGCGCTCATCTTCGACCGCGGCCGCCGCAGCGACACGGGCGCCTCGCAGACGCGGCGCGCGGCGGGCTACCTCGTCGTGGCGCTCGAGGCGGGCGCGATCGTCGGCGCCCTCGGCGGCGCACGCGTGTTCGCGGCCTTCAACGAGAACGTCACGCTGACGCTCATGATCCCCGCCATCGCCGTGACGGCGGCCTTCTTCGTGATCCTCTTCGGGGTGCCAGAGTCGACCCCCCAGCCAGGGCGCCGCCTCGACACGATCGGATTCATCCTGCTGACGATCGCGCTGCTCACCGTGACCTCGGGGCTCACCTTCCTGCGCATCAACGGCCCCGCCACGTGGTGGGTCTACGCGCTCATGGTCGTCGGCCTTCTGCTGCTGTACCCCTTCGGCCGGTGGGTGCTGAAGCACCCCGACCCGGCGATCGACCTGCGCGTGCTGCGGCAACCGAGCATGTGGCCCGTGCAGCTGACCGCCGGCCTCGTCGGCATCAGCATTCTCGGAGCGCAGGCACCGCTCAGCACCTTCGCCGGCACCGACCCCGCGAACGGCTTCGGGCTCGGCCTCGACGCGACCGAGCGGTCGTACATCATCGGCGCCTACCTCGTGGCGATGATCATCGGCGCCCTGCTCTTCCCGGTCGTCTCCCGCCGGTTCACGCCGCGTCTCGCCCTCATCGCCGCCTCGGTGACGGTCGGGCTCGGGTACCTGGCGTTCCTCGTCAACAACACGACCGCGGTGGGGGTCACCCTCAACATGGTCGTCGCGGGCATCGGCTCGGGCGCGCTCGTCGCGGCCCTGCCCGCCGCCGCGGCCGCCGCCGCGCCGCTCGGGCAGACCGGCATCGCGACGGGGCTCACCAACACCACCAAGACGATCGGCGGCGCCTTCGCGAGCGCCGTCTTCGCCGTCGTGCTCGTGCTCGCCGCGGGCCAGGCCGTCACCGAGACCGCGTCAAGCCTGCTCGGCTACCTCATCGTGTTCGCGATCTGCGGCGGAGCCGCGCTCGTCGCGGCCGCCTCCCTGCTGTTCGTGCCGCGGCTCGCCTTCGGCGACGTCGCGGCCGACGAGGCGCTGATCGACGCGCCGCGGTAG
- a CDS encoding GNAT family N-acetyltransferase produces MLEEEYERRRTLPPHLRKRPAPETPFAFSVREAVEQDLPDVREIYNHYVANSTVTFDESPWTLAALREKFAKVRELGYPFLVAVSPNGVVLGFAYVYPWKEKAAYRFTVENSIYLGPASTGKGLGTALMGELLDRAKAAGVKEVIAVIADRGAEGSIALHERYGFVTTGSMGRVGFKFGRWLGVVMMQKSLGRRR; encoded by the coding sequence ATGCTCGAGGAAGAGTACGAGCGCCGTCGCACCCTGCCGCCCCACCTGCGCAAGCGCCCCGCGCCCGAGACGCCGTTCGCGTTCAGCGTGCGCGAGGCCGTCGAGCAGGATCTTCCCGACGTTCGCGAGATCTACAACCACTACGTGGCCAACTCGACGGTGACGTTCGACGAGTCACCGTGGACCCTGGCGGCGCTGCGCGAGAAGTTCGCGAAGGTGCGCGAGCTCGGCTACCCCTTCCTCGTCGCGGTCTCCCCGAACGGGGTCGTGCTGGGCTTCGCCTACGTGTACCCGTGGAAGGAGAAGGCCGCCTACCGCTTCACGGTCGAGAACTCGATCTACCTCGGCCCGGCCTCGACGGGCAAGGGGCTCGGCACGGCGCTCATGGGCGAGCTGCTCGACCGCGCGAAGGCCGCGGGCGTCAAGGAGGTCATCGCCGTGATCGCCGATCGCGGTGCCGAGGGCTCGATCGCCCTGCACGAGCGCTACGGCTTCGTGACGACCGGGTCGATGGGGCGCGTCGGCTTCAAGTTCGGCCGATGGCTCGGCGTCGTCATGATGCAGAAGTCGCTCGGCCGGCGCCGGTGA
- a CDS encoding acyltransferase family protein, which yields MGATSTSARPRVPLWDTTRFIAIALVVTGHAIQRLIADSDAALVTYLFIYAFHMPLFAIISGYFSKPGPPNERQMRRVITDIVLPYFIFETIWTAVQAIVEGNWTLNPTRPSWTLWFLLALGIFRLVLPYLALVRWPLVWSIALSVGVGYFGNVDSTFSLSRAIGILPFFVLGWKLHEWGVVDRWRLADPPTAIVRSIAVVVLAAWLAVLIAFIDVWRAIDLRFWFFYEDSYRDLGQDEWWAGLVRLGLIALAALLSAAVLVLVPRRPIAITPFGQATMYVYLLHSFVLYPIRESGVIGGDERSDWPWLVALVAFSLLLTIALASSPVRRLFRPLVEPRPRWLFRPDLDARTGPLRIQPSRTDPTGSRRDPER from the coding sequence ATGGGGGCTACATCGACCTCGGCGCGCCCGCGGGTGCCGCTGTGGGATACAACACGATTCATCGCCATCGCGCTCGTCGTGACGGGGCACGCGATTCAGCGGCTCATCGCCGACTCCGACGCCGCGCTCGTGACCTACCTGTTCATCTACGCATTCCACATGCCGCTGTTCGCGATCATCAGCGGCTACTTCTCGAAGCCGGGCCCGCCGAACGAGCGGCAGATGCGGCGCGTCATCACCGACATCGTGCTGCCGTACTTCATCTTCGAGACCATCTGGACGGCGGTGCAGGCGATCGTCGAGGGCAACTGGACCCTCAACCCGACCCGGCCGTCGTGGACCCTGTGGTTCCTGCTCGCGCTCGGCATCTTCCGGCTCGTGCTGCCGTACCTGGCCCTCGTGCGGTGGCCGCTCGTGTGGTCGATCGCCCTCTCGGTCGGTGTCGGCTACTTCGGCAACGTCGACTCGACGTTCTCGCTCTCGCGCGCGATCGGCATCCTGCCCTTCTTCGTGCTCGGCTGGAAGCTGCACGAGTGGGGCGTGGTCGACCGCTGGCGGCTCGCCGACCCGCCGACCGCGATCGTGCGGTCGATCGCGGTCGTCGTGCTCGCCGCCTGGCTCGCCGTGCTCATCGCATTCATCGACGTGTGGCGCGCGATCGACCTGCGCTTCTGGTTCTTCTACGAGGACTCGTACCGCGACCTCGGGCAGGACGAATGGTGGGCGGGTCTCGTTCGGCTCGGGCTCATCGCGCTCGCGGCCCTGCTTTCGGCGGCGGTGCTCGTGCTCGTGCCGCGGCGCCCGATCGCCATCACCCCCTTCGGACAGGCCACGATGTACGTGTACCTGCTGCACAGCTTCGTGCTCTACCCGATTCGCGAGAGCGGCGTCATCGGCGGTGATGAGCGCTCCGACTGGCCGTGGCTCGTCGCGCTCGTGGCGTTCTCGCTGCTGCTCACGATCGCGCTCGCAAGCTCACCGGTTCGACGGCTCTTCCGTCCGCTCGTCGAGCCGAGGCCGCGCTGGCTGTTCCGCCCCGATCTGGATGCGCGCACGGGCCCGCTGCGCATCCAGCCCTCGCGCACCGACCCGACGGGCTCGCGCCGCGACCCGGAGCGCTGA
- a CDS encoding dihydrolipoyl dehydrogenase family protein, with amino-acid sequence MRPLTTTAQTDAAPLDTYDVVVIGAGAVGENVADRAVQGGLTVLIVENELVGGECSYWACMPSKALLRAASVLRAAHAVPGARAAITGTVDAAAVLASRDAVASHWDDAGQVRWLQKTGIALARGHVRLDGERRVVIAAADGGTRTVTAAHAVAICTGSTAAMPPIPGLAESRPWTSREITSTETVPARLAIIGGGVVGCEMATAFTSLGSAVTLIARSGLLAGVEAFAGEAVAERLRADGAEVLLGTSPDRVDRAADGSVTIALPDGRVLEVDEIVVATGRAPVTGDLGLETIGLEPGSWLEVDDTLRVRGVDWLYAVGDVNHRALLTHQGKYQARAAGDVIAARASTASIDDAPWGAHVATADHDAVPQVTFTSPEVASVGLTAAQAEQRGLRTRVVDYELGWLAGATVHGDDYRGTARMVVDEDRGVIVGFTIVGDDVGELLHAATIAIVGEVPLARLWHAVPSYPTLSEIWLRLLEGYGRP; translated from the coding sequence ATGCGCCCGCTCACGACGACCGCCCAGACCGACGCCGCCCCACTCGATACGTACGACGTCGTCGTCATCGGCGCCGGAGCGGTGGGCGAGAACGTCGCCGACCGAGCGGTGCAGGGCGGGTTGACCGTGCTCATCGTCGAGAACGAGCTCGTCGGCGGCGAGTGCTCGTACTGGGCGTGCATGCCCTCAAAGGCGCTGCTGCGGGCGGCGAGCGTGCTGCGCGCGGCGCACGCCGTGCCGGGTGCCCGCGCAGCGATCACGGGCACGGTCGACGCCGCAGCCGTGCTCGCGAGCCGCGATGCGGTGGCGAGCCACTGGGACGACGCCGGCCAGGTGCGGTGGCTGCAGAAGACCGGCATCGCGCTCGCCCGAGGCCACGTACGGCTCGACGGCGAGCGCCGCGTCGTCATCGCGGCGGCAGACGGCGGAACCCGCACGGTAACGGCCGCGCACGCCGTGGCGATCTGCACGGGCTCGACCGCGGCGATGCCGCCGATTCCCGGGCTCGCCGAGTCCCGGCCGTGGACCTCGCGCGAGATCACGAGCACCGAGACCGTGCCGGCCCGGCTCGCCATCATCGGCGGGGGCGTGGTGGGGTGCGAGATGGCGACGGCCTTCACGAGCCTCGGCAGCGCGGTCACCCTCATCGCGCGCAGCGGCCTGCTCGCGGGTGTGGAGGCGTTCGCGGGCGAGGCCGTGGCCGAGCGCTTGCGCGCCGACGGCGCCGAGGTGCTGCTCGGAACGAGCCCCGACCGCGTCGACCGTGCGGCCGACGGCTCCGTCACGATCGCGCTCCCGGACGGCCGGGTGCTCGAGGTCGACGAGATCGTCGTCGCGACGGGACGCGCCCCCGTCACGGGCGACCTCGGGCTCGAGACCATCGGGCTCGAGCCCGGCAGCTGGCTCGAGGTCGACGACACCCTGCGGGTGCGGGGAGTCGACTGGCTCTACGCCGTCGGTGACGTCAACCACCGGGCACTGCTCACGCACCAGGGCAAGTACCAGGCCCGGGCGGCGGGCGACGTGATCGCGGCGCGCGCGAGCACAGCATCCATCGACGACGCCCCGTGGGGCGCCCATGTCGCGACAGCCGACCACGACGCCGTGCCGCAGGTGACCTTCACGAGCCCCGAAGTCGCGAGCGTCGGCCTCACGGCCGCGCAGGCCGAGCAGCGGGGCCTGCGCACGCGGGTCGTCGACTACGAGCTCGGCTGGCTCGCCGGCGCGACCGTGCACGGCGACGACTACCGCGGCACGGCACGCATGGTCGTCGATGAGGATCGCGGCGTCATCGTGGGGTTCACGATCGTCGGCGACGACGTCGGCGAACTGCTGCACGCCGCGACGATCGCGATCGTCGGCGAAGTGCCCCTCGCCCGGCTCTGGCACGCCGTGCCCTCGTACCCGACGCTCAGCGAGATCTGGCTGCGCCTGCTCGAAGGCTACGGGCGGCCGTGA
- a CDS encoding SDR family oxidoreductase yields MTPLTAVVTGASSGIGAATARLLRGHGWRVIAVARRADRLAALAAETGCETFVADLTDASAVDALRAHVAASGPIHAIVAVAGGAIGTDTVESADAADWMRMFDINVLSAQRVIAALLPALRAGARERGVGDILAITSTAGQIAYETGGGYNAAKFALRGMMHALRLELAGEPLRVMQVAPGMVRTDEFALNRFGGDAEKVDALYEGVEHPLTAHDIAELVVHAIEAPAHVNVDELTVRPVAQAAQHKLIRRPLAVRED; encoded by the coding sequence ATGACCCCCTTGACAGCAGTCGTGACCGGTGCGAGCTCGGGAATCGGGGCGGCGACGGCCCGCCTGCTGCGCGGCCACGGGTGGCGCGTCATCGCCGTCGCGCGCCGCGCCGACCGGCTCGCGGCGCTCGCCGCCGAGACGGGGTGCGAGACCTTCGTGGCCGATCTGACCGATGCCTCGGCGGTGGATGCCCTGCGCGCGCACGTCGCCGCCTCCGGGCCGATCCACGCCATCGTCGCCGTCGCGGGCGGCGCGATCGGCACCGACACGGTCGAGTCGGCCGACGCCGCCGACTGGATGCGCATGTTCGACATCAACGTGCTGAGCGCGCAGCGGGTCATCGCGGCCCTGCTGCCCGCCCTGCGGGCCGGTGCGCGCGAGCGCGGGGTCGGCGACATCCTGGCCATCACGTCGACGGCCGGGCAGATCGCCTACGAGACGGGCGGCGGCTACAACGCCGCCAAGTTCGCGCTGCGCGGCATGATGCACGCGCTGCGATTGGAGCTCGCGGGCGAGCCGCTGCGCGTCATGCAGGTGGCGCCCGGCATGGTGCGCACCGACGAGTTCGCGCTCAATCGCTTCGGCGGGGATGCCGAGAAGGTCGATGCGCTGTACGAGGGCGTCGAGCACCCGCTGACGGCGCACGACATCGCCGAGCTCGTCGTGCATGCGATCGAGGCACCCGCCCACGTCAACGTCGACGAGCTGACCGTGCGCCCGGTGGCGCAGGCCGCCCAGCACAAGCTCATCCGGCGTCCCCTCGCGGTGCGCGAGGACTGA
- a CDS encoding bifunctional o-acetylhomoserine/o-acetylserine sulfhydrylase: protein MTASWKFETLQIHAGAQPDPVTNARATPVYRTTAYTFNDAQHAKNLFALAEFGNIYTRIQNPTQDVVEQRIAALEGGTAALLLSSGQAATTYAVLNIAQAGDHIVSSSSIYGGTYNLFTYTLAKLGIEVTFVENQDDAAAWAAAIRPNTKLLFGETIGNPKVNILDIAAVAEVAHAHGLPLIVDNTIATPFLIRPLEHGADIVVHSATKFLGGHGTVLGGVIVDGGKFAWSQNTEKFPGLTEPDPSYHGASYTGVLGDGIAYIIKARVQLLRDIGAAISPDNAWQLIQGIETLSLRVERHVQNAEAVAHWLEAHPDVASVSYSGLPSSPWYAAGQKYAPKGVGAVLSFELKGGVDAGRALVDSVELFSHVANIGDVRSLIIHPASTTHSQLTPEQQLTSGVTPGLVRLSVGLENLDDIIADLEAGFTAARAVVAANAAV from the coding sequence ATGACCGCCAGCTGGAAGTTCGAGACCCTGCAGATCCACGCGGGCGCTCAGCCCGATCCGGTCACGAACGCGCGCGCGACGCCCGTGTACCGCACGACCGCCTACACGTTCAATGACGCGCAGCACGCCAAGAACCTCTTCGCGCTCGCCGAGTTCGGCAACATCTACACGCGCATCCAGAACCCCACGCAAGACGTGGTCGAGCAGCGCATCGCCGCGCTCGAGGGCGGTACGGCAGCCCTGCTGCTGTCGTCGGGCCAGGCCGCGACGACCTACGCCGTGCTCAACATCGCGCAGGCGGGCGACCACATCGTGTCGTCGTCGTCGATCTACGGCGGCACCTACAACCTCTTCACCTACACGCTCGCGAAGCTCGGCATCGAGGTGACCTTCGTCGAGAACCAGGATGACGCGGCCGCGTGGGCCGCCGCGATCCGCCCGAACACGAAGCTGCTGTTCGGCGAGACGATCGGCAACCCGAAGGTCAACATCCTCGACATCGCGGCGGTCGCCGAGGTCGCGCACGCGCACGGCCTCCCGCTCATCGTCGACAACACGATCGCGACGCCGTTCCTCATCCGTCCGCTCGAGCACGGCGCCGACATCGTCGTGCACTCGGCCACGAAGTTCCTCGGCGGCCACGGCACGGTGCTCGGCGGCGTCATCGTCGACGGCGGAAAGTTCGCCTGGTCGCAGAACACCGAGAAGTTCCCCGGCCTCACCGAGCCCGACCCCTCGTACCACGGGGCGAGCTACACGGGCGTGCTCGGCGATGGCATCGCCTACATCATCAAGGCGCGCGTGCAGCTGCTGCGCGACATCGGCGCCGCGATCTCGCCCGACAACGCCTGGCAGCTCATCCAGGGCATCGAGACGCTCAGCCTGCGCGTCGAGCGCCACGTGCAGAACGCCGAGGCGGTCGCCCACTGGCTCGAGGCGCACCCCGATGTCGCGAGCGTCAGCTACTCGGGCCTGCCGTCGAGCCCCTGGTATGCGGCCGGCCAGAAGTACGCGCCGAAGGGCGTGGGCGCGGTGCTCTCGTTCGAGCTGAAGGGCGGCGTGGATGCGGGGCGCGCGCTCGTCGACTCCGTCGAGCTCTTCAGCCACGTCGCCAACATCGGCGACGTGCGCAGCCTCATCATCCACCCGGCCTCGACGACGCACTCGCAGCTCACCCCCGAGCAGCAGCTGACGAGCGGCGTGACGCCGGGCCTCGTGCGACTGTCGGTCGGGCTCGAGAACCTCGACGACATCATCGCCGACCTCGAGGCGGGCTTCACGGCCGCGCGCGCGGTCGTCGCGGCCAACGCGGCGGTCTGA
- a CDS encoding uracil-DNA glycosylase, whose translation MSEARAGMAPDWAAALEPVTDRIDALLAELRAESATGSPFLPAEHLVLRAFARPLGDVRVVIVGQDPYPTPGHPIGLSFAVDAAVRPVPRSLANVYRELHDDLGIAPAAHGDLSAWSDQGVLLLNRVLTVAPGRAGSHRGRGWEEVTACALQALGARGGPLVAVLWGRDAADAAPLLGAVPVVASAHPSPLSAHRGFVGSRPFSRVNRLLAEQGAAPIDWRLPPAATVD comes from the coding sequence ATGAGCGAGGCACGGGCGGGCATGGCGCCCGACTGGGCCGCGGCGCTGGAGCCGGTCACCGACCGCATCGACGCCCTCCTGGCCGAGCTGCGCGCCGAGAGCGCAACGGGGTCGCCGTTCCTGCCCGCCGAGCACCTCGTGCTGCGCGCCTTCGCCCGCCCGCTCGGCGACGTGCGCGTCGTCATCGTGGGGCAGGACCCGTACCCGACCCCCGGCCATCCGATCGGGCTGAGCTTCGCCGTCGACGCGGCCGTGCGACCCGTGCCGCGCTCGCTCGCGAACGTGTACCGCGAGCTGCACGACGACCTCGGCATCGCGCCGGCCGCGCACGGCGACCTGAGCGCCTGGAGCGACCAGGGTGTGCTGCTGCTCAACCGCGTGCTCACGGTCGCGCCCGGTCGCGCCGGCTCGCACCGGGGGCGCGGCTGGGAGGAAGTCACCGCGTGCGCGCTCCAGGCTCTCGGCGCGCGCGGAGGGCCGCTCGTCGCCGTGCTGTGGGGGCGGGATGCGGCGGACGCGGCGCCGCTTCTGGGTGCCGTTCCCGTCGTCGCGAGCGCGCATCCGAGCCCCCTGTCGGCCCATCGGGGCTTCGTCGGTTCCCGTCCGTTCAGCCGCGTGAACCGGCTGCTCGCCGAGCAGGGTGCCGCGCCGATCGACTGGCGCCTCCCCCCAGCGGCGACCGTAGACTGA